From the Litorilinea aerophila genome, one window contains:
- a CDS encoding baeRF7 domain-containing protein, which produces MRDNFTEQDLRQLLGRRDTLCVSIYLPTQTAGPEIEQNPIQLKNLLNEAEEKLVQGGVRAAEAREWLEKARSYLDDRYFWQHQSHGLALFIEGATTRLYRLPLEFKPEVVVSDRFHITPLLPLLSGDGLFYLLALSQKQARLFQGSRFEIEEVPVEEMPKSLADALRYDEFEPQTQYHSADAPGAAGGGQIIFHGHGGGEEDRKVHLARYLQGIDRALAEVLQKEQAPLVLAGVDYLLGIYREVNTYDHLLEEAILGNPDDLSAQELHQRAWPLVEPVFRAPRQEAAERYKALAGTGKTANDIQEIVPAAYQGRVDVLFLTREHHVWGTFDVESQRVHLDEAPGPDNEDLCDLAAAHTFLNRGKVYVVDPDQEPDAMPDTNGLAAIFRY; this is translated from the coding sequence ATGCGAGACAACTTCACTGAACAGGATTTGCGCCAATTGCTTGGCCGTCGAGACACACTGTGTGTCTCCATTTATCTGCCCACCCAGACGGCAGGCCCGGAGATTGAGCAGAACCCCATCCAGCTGAAAAATCTGCTCAACGAGGCCGAAGAGAAGCTGGTCCAGGGGGGCGTGCGCGCGGCAGAGGCCCGGGAATGGCTGGAGAAGGCCCGGAGCTACCTGGACGACCGCTACTTCTGGCAGCACCAGAGCCACGGCCTGGCCCTCTTCATCGAAGGGGCCACCACCCGCCTGTACCGGCTCCCCCTGGAATTCAAGCCGGAGGTGGTGGTGTCCGACCGCTTCCACATCACGCCGCTGCTCCCCCTGCTGAGCGGCGATGGCCTCTTCTACCTGCTGGCCCTGAGCCAGAAACAGGCCCGCCTCTTCCAGGGCAGCCGATTCGAGATCGAGGAAGTCCCGGTGGAGGAGATGCCCAAGAGCCTGGCCGACGCGCTGCGCTACGACGAATTTGAACCCCAGACCCAATATCATTCGGCCGATGCGCCAGGCGCAGCCGGCGGCGGGCAGATCATCTTCCACGGCCACGGCGGCGGTGAGGAGGACCGCAAGGTCCACCTGGCCCGCTACCTGCAGGGGATCGACCGGGCGCTGGCTGAGGTTTTGCAGAAAGAGCAGGCCCCCCTGGTGTTGGCCGGCGTGGACTACCTGCTGGGCATCTACCGGGAAGTCAACACCTATGACCACCTGCTGGAAGAGGCCATCCTGGGCAACCCAGACGATCTGAGCGCCCAGGAACTCCACCAGCGAGCCTGGCCCCTGGTGGAGCCCGTCTTCCGCGCCCCTCGCCAGGAGGCCGCAGAACGCTACAAGGCCCTGGCCGGTACCGGCAAGACGGCCAACGACATCCAGGAGATCGTGCCGGCCGCCTACCAGGGCCGGGTGGATGTCCTCTTCCTGACCCGGGAACACCATGTCTGGGGCACCTTCGACGTGGAGAGCCAGCGCGTCCACCTGGACGAGGCGCCCGGCCCGGACAATGAGGACCTGTGTGACCTGGCCGCGGCCCACACCTTCCTCAACCGGGGCAAGGTGTACGTGGTGGATCCCGACCAGGAGCCGGATGCCATGCCGGATACCAACGGGCTGGCCGCCATCTTCCGCTACTAA
- the nrfD gene encoding NrfD/PsrC family molybdoenzyme membrane anchor subunit, with protein MNYGFVIDNRKCIGCHACSTACKSENEVPLGVYRTWVKYVETGAYPDTRRHFQVTRCNHCANPPCVRICPVTAMYQRADGIVEFDPDACIGCKACMQACPYDAIYIDPESHTAAKCHYCSHRVELGLEPACVVVCPEHAIIAGDMDDPASEISRLLATQQVTVRKPEQGTAPKLFYIDGNDWALHPTATERTPETFLWADVIPLHAGPRDGKHEAETAGSDPARGASPPAVNAALYPATRRTAPSGVSIRSPQPQGDPIGGPIHIGQGRMAEQMVQVSYNAQHKIPWHWPVPAYLVTKGIGAGLFLLLALAFGLGLSPFDGLTASLGGLISLLFIAITTGLLVYDLERPERFLSILLRPQWQSWLTRGAFILVGFSAVAGLWWLLETGALLHMLPPALSQVLRQPLLWIGGALAVGVATYTAFLFGQAEGRDLWQSPLLPFHLVIQALMAGSGALLVLDLFLAMPVELTRFTQVTLAVALLVDLFVTLAGEFAMPHATELAARAAHEIRHGRYRRHFWQGGVLLGHGAPLALMALAFLATPIAPLLAALAGLCAIVGLYFFEYAFVMAPQELPNS; from the coding sequence ATGAACTACGGATTCGTCATCGACAACCGCAAGTGCATCGGCTGCCACGCCTGCTCGACCGCCTGCAAGAGCGAGAACGAGGTCCCCCTGGGCGTCTACCGCACCTGGGTGAAGTACGTGGAGACCGGGGCATACCCGGATACCCGGCGTCACTTCCAGGTGACCCGCTGCAACCACTGCGCCAACCCACCCTGTGTGCGCATCTGCCCGGTCACGGCCATGTACCAGCGGGCCGATGGCATCGTGGAGTTCGATCCCGACGCCTGCATCGGCTGCAAAGCCTGCATGCAGGCCTGCCCCTACGACGCCATCTACATCGACCCGGAGAGCCACACCGCGGCCAAGTGCCACTACTGCTCCCACCGGGTCGAGCTGGGGCTGGAGCCGGCCTGTGTGGTCGTCTGCCCGGAGCACGCCATCATCGCCGGGGACATGGACGACCCCGCTTCGGAGATCAGCCGCCTCCTGGCCACCCAACAGGTGACGGTGCGCAAGCCGGAGCAGGGCACCGCGCCCAAGCTCTTCTACATCGACGGCAACGACTGGGCGCTGCACCCCACGGCCACCGAACGCACGCCGGAGACCTTCCTGTGGGCAGACGTGATCCCGCTCCACGCCGGACCTCGAGACGGTAAGCACGAAGCGGAAACGGCCGGCAGCGATCCGGCGAGGGGAGCCTCTCCCCCGGCAGTCAACGCCGCCCTCTATCCGGCCACCCGCCGGACCGCCCCCTCGGGCGTGTCCATTCGCTCTCCCCAGCCCCAGGGCGATCCGATCGGGGGCCCCATCCACATCGGCCAGGGACGCATGGCCGAACAGATGGTGCAGGTCTCCTACAACGCCCAGCACAAGATCCCCTGGCACTGGCCGGTGCCCGCCTACCTGGTCACCAAGGGCATCGGCGCGGGCCTCTTCCTGCTCCTGGCCCTGGCCTTTGGCCTGGGCCTCAGCCCCTTCGACGGGTTGACCGCCTCGCTGGGTGGCCTGATTTCGCTGCTCTTCATCGCCATCACCACCGGGCTGCTGGTCTATGACCTGGAGCGACCGGAACGTTTCCTGTCCATCCTCCTGCGGCCCCAGTGGCAGAGCTGGCTGACCCGGGGCGCCTTCATCCTGGTGGGCTTTTCCGCCGTCGCCGGCCTGTGGTGGCTGCTGGAGACGGGGGCGCTGTTGCACATGCTGCCCCCCGCGCTCAGCCAGGTCCTGCGGCAGCCACTCCTCTGGATCGGTGGTGCGCTGGCGGTGGGGGTGGCCACCTACACCGCCTTTCTCTTCGGCCAGGCAGAAGGGCGAGATCTCTGGCAGAGTCCGCTCTTGCCCTTCCACCTGGTGATCCAGGCCCTGATGGCTGGCTCCGGTGCGCTGCTGGTGCTTGACCTCTTCCTGGCCATGCCCGTCGAGCTGACCCGATTCACCCAGGTGACCTTGGCGGTAGCGCTGCTGGTGGACCTCTTCGTGACCCTGGCCGGCGAGTTCGCCATGCCCCATGCCACAGAGCTGGCCGCCCGGGCCGCCCACGAGATCCGCCACGGCCGTTATCGCCGCCACTTCTGGCAGGGGGGCGTGCTGCTCGGCCATGGGGCTCCGCTGGCGTTGATGGCGCTGGCTTTCCTGGCCACGCCGATTGCGCCCCTGTTGGCGGCTCTGGCCGGCCTCTGCGCCATTGTCGGGCTGTACTTCTTCGAATACGCCTTCGTCATGGCGCCCCAGGAGTTGCCGAACAGTTGA
- a CDS encoding molybdopterin-dependent oxidoreductase, producing the protein MTVVHHPDGRMSQYPPAEKWDDWVEWDGKAWPRRVARRYMLIPTVCFNCESACGLLAYVDRETLEIKKFEGNPVHPGSRGRNCAKGPATHNQTYDPERILYPLKRVGKRGEGQWKRVTWEEALEDIAARMRESRLQRRDGIVYHVGRPGEDGYTNRCISAWGVDGHNSHTNICSASARLGYSLWGGFDRPSPDHAHARVILLISSHLETGHYFNPHAQRIIEGKMAGARIITLDPRLSNTASMSDLWLPTWPGSETTVLLAIANHLIQTGRYDKTFVRRWVNWQETLAAVKDQRLKVEDEELRTAIFNLQSFSFEYFDALLKHLYKDFTFERAAEEAQVPVERIRQAAEWIADCDGRLAAHVWRAASIGNLGGWQVARALFFLNVLTGSVGTRGGTSGNEWNKFVPKPFASPPAGEAWNELHFPLEYPFAHYEMSFLLPHFLEEGRGSIDVYFTRVYNPMWINPDGFMWLKALRDESKIKLHVALTPTWNESAWFADYVLPMGHAGERHDLMSQETHAGQWIAFRQPVRRVAMEKLGRQVRYTYEANPGQVWEENEFWIELSARMDPDGSLGVRQWFESPYRPGEIITVEEYYRWIFENSVPGLPEAAAAEGLTPLAYMRKYGVFEIKRENYTPYEQPAPPGQGVEVDGERKVGFDTPSRKLEFFSETLYAWGWPEREYTIPWPLKSHVHPDHIDVQKGEMILLPNFRLPTLIHTRSANAKWLYEISHKNPVWMHPSDARRIGVKTGDLVRVTTEIGYFVDTVWVTEGIKPGVIAMSHHLGRWRLQEDLGVNPGMSALARLEEDESGHFQLNHIHGARPWQSFDPDSERIWWEDVGVHQNLTHAVHPDPLSGAHCWLQKAVDVRKAEPGDRHGDVWVDTNRSMQVYREWLALTRPANRVSPDGNRRPLWLKRPLKPTPAAYRLPTAEGHLHDSEAGPPVDTPSGA; encoded by the coding sequence ATGACCGTCGTCCATCACCCCGACGGCCGCATGAGTCAGTACCCGCCGGCTGAAAAGTGGGATGACTGGGTGGAGTGGGACGGCAAGGCGTGGCCCCGACGGGTGGCCCGGCGCTACATGCTCATCCCCACGGTCTGCTTCAACTGTGAAAGCGCCTGTGGCCTGCTGGCCTACGTGGATCGCGAGACGCTGGAGATCAAGAAATTCGAGGGCAACCCGGTGCACCCTGGCAGCCGGGGCCGCAACTGCGCCAAAGGCCCCGCCACCCACAACCAGACCTACGACCCGGAGCGCATCCTCTATCCGCTTAAGCGGGTGGGCAAGCGTGGGGAAGGCCAGTGGAAGCGGGTCACCTGGGAGGAGGCGCTGGAAGACATCGCCGCGCGCATGCGGGAAAGCCGCCTCCAGCGCCGGGATGGCATCGTCTACCACGTGGGCCGGCCGGGCGAGGACGGCTACACCAACCGCTGCATCAGCGCCTGGGGCGTGGACGGCCACAACAGCCACACCAACATCTGCTCGGCCAGCGCACGGCTGGGCTACTCCCTGTGGGGCGGTTTCGACCGGCCCAGCCCCGACCACGCCCACGCCCGGGTCATCCTGCTCATCTCCAGCCACCTGGAGACCGGCCACTACTTCAACCCCCACGCCCAGCGCATCATCGAGGGCAAGATGGCCGGCGCCAGGATCATCACCCTGGACCCCCGGCTGAGCAACACCGCCAGCATGAGCGACCTCTGGCTGCCTACCTGGCCCGGCAGCGAGACGACGGTGCTGCTGGCCATAGCCAACCACCTGATCCAGACCGGCCGCTACGACAAAACCTTCGTGCGCCGCTGGGTCAACTGGCAGGAGACGCTGGCGGCAGTGAAAGATCAGAGGCTAAAGGTTGAAGATGAAGAGCTCCGGACCGCAATCTTCAATCTTCAATCTTTCTCCTTCGAATACTTCGACGCATTGCTCAAACACCTCTACAAGGACTTCACCTTCGAGCGGGCGGCGGAGGAGGCGCAGGTCCCGGTGGAGCGCATCCGCCAGGCCGCCGAATGGATCGCCGACTGCGACGGCCGGCTGGCCGCGCACGTCTGGCGGGCCGCCAGCATCGGCAACCTGGGTGGCTGGCAGGTGGCCCGGGCCCTCTTTTTTCTGAACGTGCTCACCGGCAGCGTGGGCACGCGCGGGGGCACTTCCGGCAACGAGTGGAACAAGTTCGTACCCAAGCCCTTCGCCAGCCCGCCGGCCGGGGAAGCGTGGAACGAACTCCACTTCCCCCTGGAATATCCCTTCGCCCACTACGAGATGAGCTTCCTCCTCCCCCACTTCCTGGAGGAAGGCCGGGGCAGCATCGACGTCTACTTCACCCGCGTCTACAACCCCATGTGGATCAACCCGGACGGCTTCATGTGGCTCAAGGCGCTGCGGGACGAGTCCAAGATCAAGCTGCACGTGGCCCTCACCCCCACCTGGAACGAGTCGGCCTGGTTCGCCGACTACGTGCTGCCCATGGGCCACGCCGGCGAGCGCCATGACCTCATGAGCCAGGAGACCCACGCCGGCCAGTGGATCGCGTTCCGCCAGCCGGTGCGCCGGGTGGCCATGGAAAAGCTGGGGCGCCAGGTCCGCTACACCTACGAGGCCAACCCGGGCCAGGTGTGGGAAGAAAACGAGTTCTGGATCGAGCTGTCGGCGCGCATGGACCCCGACGGATCCCTGGGCGTACGCCAGTGGTTCGAGAGTCCCTACCGACCGGGCGAGATCATCACCGTGGAGGAGTACTACCGCTGGATCTTCGAAAACAGCGTGCCCGGCCTGCCCGAAGCCGCGGCCGCTGAGGGGCTGACGCCGCTGGCGTACATGCGCAAGTACGGCGTCTTCGAGATCAAGCGGGAGAACTACACCCCCTACGAGCAGCCAGCGCCGCCAGGCCAGGGGGTGGAGGTGGACGGCGAGCGCAAAGTTGGCTTCGACACGCCCAGCCGCAAGCTGGAATTCTTCAGCGAGACGCTTTACGCCTGGGGCTGGCCGGAGCGGGAGTATACCATCCCCTGGCCCCTCAAGAGTCACGTCCATCCAGACCACATCGACGTGCAGAAGGGGGAGATGATCCTCCTGCCCAACTTCCGCCTGCCGACCCTCATCCATACCCGCAGCGCCAACGCCAAGTGGCTCTACGAGATCAGCCACAAGAATCCGGTCTGGATGCACCCCAGCGACGCCCGACGCATCGGCGTCAAAACGGGCGACCTGGTGCGGGTGACCACCGAGATCGGCTACTTTGTGGATACCGTGTGGGTGACCGAGGGCATCAAGCCGGGCGTGATCGCCATGAGCCATCACCTGGGGCGCTGGCGCCTGCAGGAGGATCTGGGGGTTAACCCCGGCATGTCGGCCCTGGCCCGGCTGGAGGAGGACGAATCGGGGCACTTCCAGCTTAACCACATCCACGGCGCGCGGCCCTGGCAGAGCTTCGACCCCGACAGCGAGCGCATCTGGTGGGAAGACGTGGGCGTGCACCAGAACCTGACCCACGCCGTCCACCCCGACCCGCTAAGCGGCGCCCACTGCTGGCTCCAGAAGGCGGTGGACGTGCGCAAGGCCGAGCCCGGCGACCGCCACGGCGACGTGTGGGTAGACACCAATCGCTCCATGCAGGTCTACCGGGAGTGGCTGGCCCTGACCCGGCCGGCCAACCGGGTCAGCCCCGATGGTAACCGCCGTCCCCTGTGGCTCAAGCGGCCCCTCAAGCCGACCCCCGCGGCCTACCGGCTGCCCACGGCGGAAGGCCATCTCCACGACTCCGAAGCAGGGCCGCCCGTGGACACCCCGTCCGGTGCGTAG
- a CDS encoding TorD/DmsD family molecular chaperone: MFSSHQAAVACARAFDLFGHLYRHGLTPALWDQVEGLPALSAVMPRPYNADAAAASFQTLFGLNVFPYQSLFLDPAGLLGGAETERVRASYRQMGFAVDEDSEPADHLAHELAALAFLCQAEAEAWEDGRADMVARARQLQASFLDEHLLAWLPAFTVAVQRQGDPFYAELAGLTLALAVERRHSLTENSRAQPTLPAGEGSTLPDLDAPHTDLDAIAGFLLTPVHSGLYLSRGDISRMGRAAGAPHGFGERRQMLRTFLRSAAEFDRFGPALATLQALVDETARTLGRCGEELGSQAVVEPWLARLRATEALFQKLTAALDGPQGPQGTATAWPRK, encoded by the coding sequence ATGTTTTCCAGCCACCAGGCAGCAGTGGCCTGCGCCCGGGCCTTCGACCTCTTCGGCCACCTCTACCGCCATGGGCTGACGCCCGCTCTCTGGGACCAGGTGGAGGGGTTGCCGGCGTTGTCTGCCGTGATGCCCCGCCCCTACAACGCGGACGCGGCGGCGGCCAGTTTCCAGACCCTCTTCGGCCTCAACGTCTTCCCCTACCAGAGCCTCTTCCTGGACCCTGCCGGGCTGCTGGGGGGTGCGGAAACGGAGCGGGTGCGGGCCAGCTATCGGCAGATGGGCTTTGCCGTGGACGAGGACAGCGAGCCGGCCGATCACCTGGCCCATGAGCTGGCTGCGCTGGCGTTCCTGTGCCAGGCAGAGGCCGAGGCGTGGGAGGATGGCCGCGCAGACATGGTGGCCCGGGCCCGGCAACTCCAGGCCAGCTTCCTGGACGAGCACCTGCTGGCCTGGCTGCCGGCCTTCACCGTGGCCGTGCAACGGCAGGGCGATCCCTTCTACGCCGAGTTGGCCGGATTGACCCTGGCCCTGGCCGTGGAGCGACGGCACTCGCTGACGGAGAACAGCCGGGCCCAGCCAACACTGCCGGCAGGGGAAGGGTCCACCCTACCCGACCTGGATGCCCCCCACACCGACCTGGACGCCATCGCCGGCTTTCTGTTAACGCCGGTCCACAGCGGCCTCTACCTCTCTCGCGGGGACATCAGCCGGATGGGCCGTGCAGCCGGTGCGCCCCACGGCTTCGGCGAACGGCGGCAGATGCTCCGCACCTTCCTGCGCAGCGCCGCCGAATTCGACCGCTTCGGCCCGGCGCTGGCGACCCTGCAGGCGCTGGTGGACGAAACAGCGCGGACATTGGGCCGCTGTGGGGAAGAGCTCGGCAGCCAGGCCGTGGTGGAGCCCTGGCTGGCACGGCTGCGCGCGACAGAAGCGCTTTTTCAGAAGCTGACCGCGGCCCTGGATGGCCCCCAGGGGCCTCAGGGAACGGCCACTGCCTGGCCCAGGAAGTGA
- the thiD gene encoding bifunctional hydroxymethylpyrimidine kinase/phosphomethylpyrimidine kinase, with the protein MKKVLTIAGSDSGGGAGIQADLKAFAARGTYGMSAITALTAQNTVGVQGVFPVTPEFVAQQIDAVMEDLGADAWKTGMLANAAIIQVVAERARHYRVERLVVDPVMVAKSGDPLLEPTARTALVEHLLPLAYLVTPNHHEAQVLAEMPVGTLAEAREAARRIHRLGPRYVLVKGGHLPAAEDAVDVLYDGRDFQEFRAPRVDTPNTHGTGCTFAAAIAAELAKGADVAQAVAAAKRYLTAALRAGAALRLGRGHGPVDHFLGQAVAVP; encoded by the coding sequence ATGAAGAAAGTGTTGACCATCGCCGGCTCGGACTCTGGCGGCGGCGCGGGCATCCAGGCCGATCTGAAGGCCTTCGCCGCCCGGGGCACCTACGGCATGAGCGCCATCACGGCCCTCACCGCCCAGAACACCGTAGGCGTCCAGGGGGTCTTCCCCGTCACGCCCGAGTTCGTGGCCCAGCAGATCGACGCGGTCATGGAGGATCTGGGCGCGGATGCCTGGAAGACGGGGATGCTGGCCAACGCCGCCATCATCCAGGTGGTGGCCGAGCGGGCCCGCCACTACCGGGTGGAGCGGCTGGTGGTGGATCCGGTGATGGTGGCCAAGAGCGGCGATCCCCTGCTGGAGCCAACGGCCCGGACCGCGCTGGTCGAGCACCTGCTACCCCTGGCCTACCTGGTGACGCCCAATCACCACGAGGCCCAGGTCCTGGCCGAGATGCCTGTGGGCACCCTGGCGGAGGCCCGGGAGGCGGCCCGGCGTATCCACCGCCTGGGCCCCCGCTATGTGCTGGTCAAGGGGGGGCATCTGCCCGCCGCGGAAGATGCAGTGGACGTGCTCTACGACGGGCGAGACTTTCAGGAGTTCCGCGCGCCCCGGGTGGACACGCCCAACACCCACGGCACAGGCTGTACCTTCGCCGCGGCCATCGCCGCGGAGCTGGCCAAAGGCGCCGATGTGGCCCAGGCGGTGGCCGCAGCCAAACGCTACCTGACCGCGGCGCTGCGGGCCGGTGCCGCGCTCCGGCTGGGCCGTGGCCACGGCCCGGTGGATCACTTCCTGGGCCAGGCAGTGGCCGTTCCCTGA
- a CDS encoding TenA family protein, whose amino-acid sequence MTLSTDLWQASRELAQACLAHPFVQGIATGKLPIQAFQFYVGQDAYFLQAFARGYSVAAARSPDWEGFQAFHELAGGVLEELRLHHEYAHRWGVNLGAVTPSPATRRYTDFLLATAWSQEVGVTAAALAPCMRLYAYLGQRLAEQGPAADSAYREWIQTYSSPEFDALARRLEGLVDRYGRDDDLTRSAYAYAMACELDFFQAAWEGGKS is encoded by the coding sequence ATGACCTTATCCACCGACCTGTGGCAGGCCAGCCGGGAGCTGGCCCAGGCCTGCCTGGCACATCCCTTCGTCCAGGGAATTGCCACAGGGAAGCTGCCCATCCAGGCCTTCCAGTTCTACGTGGGCCAGGATGCCTACTTCCTGCAGGCCTTTGCCCGGGGCTACAGCGTGGCCGCGGCCCGCTCGCCGGACTGGGAGGGCTTTCAGGCCTTCCACGAGCTGGCCGGCGGCGTGCTGGAAGAGCTGCGGCTGCATCACGAGTACGCCCACCGCTGGGGGGTAAACCTGGGCGCCGTGACGCCCAGCCCCGCCACCCGGCGCTACACCGATTTTCTCCTGGCCACCGCCTGGAGCCAGGAGGTGGGGGTGACGGCCGCGGCCCTGGCCCCCTGCATGCGCCTCTATGCCTACCTGGGCCAGCGCCTGGCGGAGCAGGGACCGGCAGCCGATTCCGCATACCGGGAGTGGATCCAGACCTACAGCAGCCCCGAGTTTGACGCCCTGGCCCGCCGGCTGGAAGGGCTGGTGGACCGCTACGGCCGGGACGACGATCTGACACGCAGCGCCTACGCCTATGCCATGGCCTGCGAGCTGGATTTCTTCCAGGCTGCCTGGGAAGGAGGAAAATCATGA
- the thiE gene encoding thiamine phosphate synthase, with protein sequence MKCDVDWSVYVITDRRVVGGRDLLTAVRAAIQGGATVVQLRDKGATTRELLELGRALHQLTQAAGIPLIVNDRVDVALALDAEGVHVGDDDMPPALARALIGPQRLLGVSADSVAVARQAEQAGADYLGVGDVFGTTTKPDAGTPIGLEGLAAIARSVRIPVVGIGGVTLDNAAAVIQAGAAGVAVISAVLGAPDPAVAARTLRSRVRQALVEPSAKNLDEIQEERSP encoded by the coding sequence ATGAAATGTGACGTGGATTGGTCCGTGTATGTGATCACGGATCGGCGTGTGGTGGGGGGGCGGGACCTGTTGACGGCGGTGCGGGCGGCCATTCAAGGGGGCGCCACGGTGGTCCAGTTGCGGGACAAGGGCGCCACCACCCGGGAACTGCTGGAGCTGGGCCGTGCCCTGCACCAGCTCACCCAGGCCGCGGGCATTCCCCTCATCGTCAACGACCGGGTGGACGTGGCCCTGGCTCTGGACGCGGAGGGCGTCCACGTGGGCGATGACGACATGCCGCCCGCGCTGGCGCGGGCGCTCATCGGCCCCCAGCGCCTGTTGGGCGTCTCGGCGGACAGCGTGGCGGTGGCGCGCCAGGCAGAGCAGGCCGGCGCCGACTACCTGGGCGTGGGGGATGTCTTCGGCACCACCACCAAGCCCGACGCGGGCACGCCCATCGGCCTGGAGGGGCTGGCTGCCATCGCCCGTTCGGTGCGCATCCCCGTGGTGGGTATCGGCGGCGTCACCCTGGACAACGCGGCCGCGGTCATCCAGGCAGGCGCCGCCGGTGTGGCCGTCATCTCCGCCGTGCTGGGCGCGCCAGATCCGGCCGTCGCTGCTCGGACCCTGCGGAGCCGGGTGCGCCAGGCTCTGGTCGAACCTTCGGCGAAAAACCTGGATGAAATACAGGAGGAGCGTTCCCCATGA
- a CDS encoding thiamine phosphate synthase, whose protein sequence is MTLPDPPLLVITHRRMAPRPLAAVVADALAGGCRWILVREKDLPRPALTALVQEVVALARPYGAWVSVSADAHAAVEAQAHGVHLPWGQDIQATRQVVGSDRWVGVSAHSLAEAQAAAAAGADYVTLSPIFPTESKPGYGPALGLSELHRVSQAVPVPVIALAGITPQNAAACLRAGAAGVAVMGTVMRAADPTRVVRQLVAGLKKRKKIED, encoded by the coding sequence ATGACCTTGCCGGATCCGCCCCTGCTGGTCATCACCCATCGGCGGATGGCCCCCCGGCCGCTGGCCGCAGTGGTGGCCGATGCGCTGGCCGGCGGCTGCCGCTGGATCCTGGTGCGGGAGAAGGACTTGCCCCGGCCAGCCCTGACTGCGCTGGTGCAGGAAGTGGTAGCCCTGGCCCGGCCCTACGGCGCCTGGGTGAGCGTCAGCGCCGATGCCCACGCCGCGGTGGAGGCCCAGGCCCACGGCGTCCACCTGCCCTGGGGGCAGGACATCCAGGCCACCCGGCAGGTGGTCGGGTCGGACCGGTGGGTTGGAGTTTCCGCCCATTCCCTGGCCGAAGCCCAGGCTGCGGCTGCGGCCGGCGCCGACTATGTCACCCTGAGCCCCATCTTCCCCACCGAGAGCAAGCCTGGCTATGGCCCGGCCCTGGGCCTCTCGGAACTGCATCGGGTCAGCCAGGCCGTTCCTGTGCCGGTCATCGCCCTGGCGGGCATCACCCCGCAGAACGCAGCCGCCTGTCTCCGGGCTGGCGCGGCCGGCGTGGCCGTGATGGGGACGGTCATGCGTGCGGCGGATCCAACCCGGGTGGTGCGTCAACTGGTGGCGGGACTCAAGAAAAGAAAGAAGATTGAAGATTAA
- the thiG gene encoding thiazole synthase (functions in thiamine (vitamin B1) biosynthesis; in Bacillus subtilis this enzyme catalyzes the formation of thiazole from dehydroxyglycine and 1-deoxy-D-xylulose-5-phosphate and ThiS-thiocarboxylate) produces the protein MQTPTVPLTIAGKTFRSRLFLGTARYPNQQVMLDALEASGAEVVTVAMRRVSLDGQAENLFDLLRGRYHILPNTAGCYTARDAVLTAQLAREALGTNWIKLEVIGDDETLFPDVEQLLQAAQELVDDGFVVLPYCNDDPVTCKKLEAIGCAAVMPLGAPIGSGMGIRNPYNIQIIREQCQVPVIVDAGVGTASDAAIAMELGCDGVLLNSAVAQARDPVKMARAMRLAIEAGRLAYEAGRMPRRLYASASSPLEGRIQL, from the coding sequence ATGCAAACACCTACCGTTCCACTCACCATCGCGGGCAAGACGTTTCGTTCCCGTCTCTTCCTGGGGACAGCCCGTTACCCCAACCAGCAGGTCATGCTGGATGCCCTGGAGGCCAGCGGCGCCGAGGTGGTGACCGTGGCCATGCGCCGGGTGAGCCTGGATGGCCAGGCGGAGAACCTCTTCGACCTGCTCCGGGGACGCTATCACATCCTGCCCAACACCGCCGGCTGCTACACCGCCCGGGATGCGGTGCTGACGGCTCAACTGGCTCGGGAAGCCCTGGGCACCAACTGGATCAAACTGGAGGTCATCGGCGACGATGAGACCCTGTTCCCCGACGTGGAGCAGCTCCTCCAGGCGGCCCAGGAACTGGTGGATGACGGCTTCGTGGTCCTGCCCTACTGCAACGACGACCCGGTCACCTGCAAGAAGCTGGAAGCCATCGGCTGTGCCGCGGTGATGCCCCTGGGCGCGCCCATCGGCTCGGGCATGGGCATCCGCAACCCCTACAACATCCAGATCATCCGGGAACAGTGCCAGGTGCCCGTCATCGTCGACGCCGGCGTGGGGACCGCGTCCGACGCGGCCATCGCCATGGAGCTGGGCTGCGACGGCGTCCTCCTCAACTCCGCGGTGGCCCAGGCCCGGGATCCGGTCAAGATGGCCCGGGCCATGCGGCTGGCCATCGAAGCGGGCCGCCTGGCCTACGAGGCAGGCCGCATGCCCCGCCGCCTCTACGCCAGCGCATCCAGCCCCCTGGAAGGGCGCATCCAGCTATGA
- the thiS gene encoding sulfur carrier protein ThiS, with protein MERTITVNGEPQPYQEQTVAELLQAREIPPDRPGIAVAVNATVIPRSRWHEHRLQPGDRVEIVRAVAGGR; from the coding sequence ATGGAGAGAACCATTACCGTGAACGGCGAGCCCCAACCCTACCAGGAGCAGACCGTGGCCGAACTCCTGCAGGCCCGGGAGATCCCGCCCGATCGACCTGGCATCGCCGTGGCCGTCAACGCCACGGTCATCCCCCGCAGCCGCTGGCACGAACACCGCCTCCAGCCCGGCGATCGGGTCGAGATCGTGCGGGCGGTGGCGGGCGGGAGATAG